A genome region from Canis lupus dingo isolate Sandy chromosome 7, ASM325472v2, whole genome shotgun sequence includes the following:
- the BCAN gene encoding brevican core protein isoform X4, which translates to MAPLFLPLLVALALARGPVALADALEGDSSEDRAFHVRIAGDAPLQGVLGGALTIPCHVHYLRPLPGHRAVLGSPRVKWTFLSGGREAEVLVARGLRVKVSEAYRFRVALPAYPASLTDVSLVLSELRPNDSGIYRCEVQHGIDDSSDAVEVKVKGVVFLYREGSARYAFSFAGAQEACARIGARIATPEQLYAAYLGGYEQCDAGWLSDQTVRYPIQTPREACYGDMDGFPGVRNYGVVDPDDLYDVYCYAEDLNGELFLGAPPDKLTLEEARAYCRERGAEIATTGQLYAAWDGGLDRCSPGWLADGSVRYPIVTPSQRCGGGLPGVKTLFLFPNQTGFPNKHSRFNVYCFRDSAQPSAMPEASDPASDPASDGLEAIVTVTETLEELRLPQEAVESESRGAIYSIPIVEDGGGRSSTPEDPAEAPKTLLEFETQSIVPPLGSSEEEDKTLEEEEKYTDEEEEKEEEEVEDEALWAWSSEPSSPDPQTPLPTEPALEELLFPASPPPASAVLQPRPSPPSDREPEAPRPPRVLGPPTETLSTPRNGQLASSPPSATAGEREVGEEAGGPELTGVPRGESEETGSSEDSPALLPATRAPESARESEAPSEENSGRTVPAGTSVRVQPVLPTDSASQGGVAVAPSSGDCVPSPCHNGGTCLEEEEGVRCLCLPGYGGDLCDVGLRFCSPGWDAFQGACYKHFSTRRSWEEAETQCRMYGSHLASISTPEEQDFINSRYREYQWIGLNDRTIEGDFLWSDGVPLLYENWNPGQPDSYFLSGENCVVMVWHDQGQWSDVPCNYHLSYTCKMGLVSCGPPPELPLARVFGRPRLRYEVDTVLRYRCREGLMQRNLPLIRCQENGHWEPPQISCVPRRPVSARKMQGRALHPMKASGGQQGRLLGRWQAPRMPPSRPSLGPQGARP; encoded by the exons ATGGCCCCCCTGTTCCTGCCCCTGCTGGTAGCCTTGGCCCTGGCCCGGGGCCCTGTGGCCTTAGCTGATGCCCTGGAAGGGGACAGCTCAG AGGACCGGGCCTTCCACGTGCGCATCGCGGGTGACGCACCACTGCAGGGCGTGCTGGGCGGCGCCCTCACCATCCCTTGCCACGTTCACTACCTACGGCCGCTGCCGGGCCACCGGGCCGTGCTGGGCTCCCCGCGGGTCAAGTGGACCTTCCTGTCCGGGGGCCGTGAGGCCGAAGTATTGGTGGCTCGGGGGCTGCGCGTCAAGGTGAGCGAGGCCTACCGTTTCCGTGTGGCACTGCCTGCCTACCCGGCATCACTCACCGACGTGTCCCTGGTGCTGAGTGAGCTTCGGCCCAACGACTCCGGCATCTACCGCTGCGAGGTCCAGCACGGCATAGATGACAGCAGCGATGCCGTGGAGGTCAAGGTCAAAG gGGTCGTCTTTCTCTACCGGGAAGGCTCTGCCCGCTATGCTTTCTCTTTCgctggggcccaggaggcctGTGCCCGCATTGGAGCCCGCATTGCCACCCCGGAGCAGCTCTATGCCGCCTACCTCGGGGGCTATGAACAGTGTGATGCTGGCTGGCTATCTGACCAGACCGTGAG GTATCCCATCCAGACACCACGAGAGGCCTGTTATGGAGACATGGATGGCTTCCCTGGGGTCCGGAACTATGGAGTGGTGGACCCAGATGACCTCTATGATGTCTACTGCTATGCTGAAGATCTAAATG GAGAGCTGTTCCTGGGTGCCCCCCCAGACAAGCTGACGTTGGAGGAGGCACGGGCGTACTGCCGGGAACGGGGTGCAGAGATTGCCACCACGGGCCAGCTCTATGCAGCCTGGGACGGGGGCCTGGACCGCTGCAGCCCGGGCTGGCTGGCCGATGGCAGTGTGCGCTATCCCATTGTCACACCCAGCCAGCGCTGCGGTGGGGGCCTGCCTGGTGTCAAGAcgctcttcctcttccccaaccAGACCGGCTTTCCCAACAAGCACAGCCGCTTCAACGTGTACTGCTTCCGAG ACTCTGCCCAGCCCTCCGCCATGCCTGAGGCCTCTGACCCAGCGTCTGACCCAGCCTCTGATGGGCTGGAGGCCATTGTCACAGTGACAGAGACCCTGGAGGAGCTGCGGCTGCCTCAGGAAGCTGTGGAGAGCGAGTCCCGGGGAGCCATCTACTCCATCCCCATCGTGGAGGACGGAGGTGGTAGAAGCTCCACTCCAGAAGACCCCGCAGAGGCCCCCAAGACCCTCCTCG AATTCGAAACACAATCCATTGTGCCTCCCCTGGGGTCCTCCGAAGAGGAAGACAAGActttggaggaagaagagaaatatacggatgaagaagaagagaaagaagaggaggaggtggaagaTGAGGCCCTATGGGCCTGGTCCAGCGAGCCCAGCAGCCCAGACCCACAGACCCCTCTGCCCACTGAGCCAGCCCTAGAGGAATTActcttccctgcctctccacCACCAGCGAGTGCAGTCCTACAGCCTAGGCCATCACCACCTTCCGACAGAGAGCCAGAGGCTCCCAGGCCTCCAAGAGTCCTTGGGCCACCCACTGAAACTCTATCCACTCCCAGGAATGGGCAGCTGGCATCCTCACCACCTTCAGCTACggctggggagagagaggtgggggaggaggctggTGGTCCTGAGCTGACTGGGGTCCCTCGAGGAGAGAGTGAGGAGACAGGGAGCTCTGAGGATAGCCCTGCCCTGCTTCCAGCCACACGGGCCCCTGAGAGTGCCAGGGAATCGGAGGCCCCCTCTGAAGAGAATTCTGGAAGAACTGTCCCAGCAGGGACCTCAGTGCGGGTTCAGCCAGTGCTGCCCACTGACAGCGCCAGCCAAGGTGGAGTGGCCGTGGCCCCCTCATCAG GTGACtgtgtccccagcccctgccacaaTGGTGGGACAtgcttggaggaggaggagggggtccGCTGCCTGTGTTTGCCTGGCTATGGGGGGGACCTGTGTGATGTTG gcctCCGCTTCTGCAGCCCTGGCTGGGACGCCTTCCAGGGGGCTTGCTACAAGCACTTCTCTACCcggaggagctgggaggaggcagagacccagTGCCGGATGTACGGCTCGCACCTGGCCAGCATCAGCACGCCGGAGGAACAGGACTTCATCAACA GTCGGTACCGCGAGTACCAGTGGATCGGGCTTAACGACCGGACAATCGAAGGCGACTTCTTGTGGTCAGATGGCGTCCCCCTG CTCTATGAGAACTGGAACCCTGGGCAGCCTGACAGCTACTTCTTGTCTGGAGAGAACTGCGTGGTCATGGTGTGGCACGATCAGGGACAGTGGAGTGATGTACCCTGCAACTACCACCTGTCCTACACCTGCAAGATGGGGCTGG TGTCCTGTGGGCCTccaccagagctgcccctggCTCGAGTGTTTGGCCGCCCACGGCTGCGCTATGAAGTAGACACGGTGCTTCGCTACCGGTGCCGGGAGGGGCTGATGCAGCGCAACCTGCCACTAATCCGCTGCCAGGAGAATGGTCACTGGGAGCCACCCCAGATCTCCTGTGTGCCCCGCAGGCCTGTGAGTGCCAGGAAGATGCAG GGTCGGGCTCTGCACCCAATGAAGGCCTCAGGAGGACAACAGGGGAGGCTACTGGGACGCTGGCAGGCACCACGGATGCCTCCTTCCAGGCCCTCTCTTGGTCCTCAAGGAGCAAGGCCTTAA
- the BCAN gene encoding brevican core protein isoform X5, which translates to MAPLFLPLLVALALARGPVALADALEGDSSEDRAFHVRIAGDAPLQGVLGGALTIPCHVHYLRPLPGHRAVLGSPRVKWTFLSGGREAEVLVARGLRVKVSEAYRFRVALPAYPASLTDVSLVLSELRPNDSGIYRCEVQHGIDDSSDAVEVKVKGVVFLYREGSARYAFSFAGAQEACARIGARIATPEQLYAAYLGGYEQCDAGWLSDQTVRYPIQTPREACYGDMDGFPGVRNYGVVDPDDLYDVYCYAEDLNGELFLGAPPDKLTLEEARAYCRERGAEIATTGQLYAAWDGGLDRCSPGWLADGSVRYPIVTPSQRCGGGLPGVKTLFLFPNQTGFPNKHSRFNVYCFRDSAQPSAMPEASDPASDPASDGLEAIVTVTETLEELRLPQEAVESESRGAIYSIPIVEDGGGRSSTPEDPAEAPKTLLEFETQSIVPPLGSSEEEDKTLEEEEKYTDEEEEKEEEEVEDEALWAWSSEPSSPDPQTPLPTEPALEELLFPASPPPASAVLQPRPSPPSDREPEAPRPPRVLGPPTETLSTPRNGQLASSPPSATAGEREVGEEAGGPELTGVPRGESEETGSSEDSPALLPATRAPESARESEAPSEENSGRTVPAGTSVRVQPVLPTDSASQGGVAVAPSSGDCVPSPCHNGGTCLEEEEGVRCLCLPGYGGDLCDVGLRFCSPGWDAFQGACYKHFSTRRSWEEAETQCRMYGSHLASISTPEEQDFINSRYREYQWIGLNDRTIEGDFLWSDGVPLLYENWNPGQPDSYFLSGENCVVMVWHDQGQWSDVPCNYHLSYTCKMGLVSCGPPPELPLARVFGRPRLRYEVDTVLRYRCREGLMQRNLPLIRCQENGHWEPPQISCVPRRPGRALHPMKASGGQQGRLLGRWQAPRMPPSRPSLGPQGARP; encoded by the exons ATGGCCCCCCTGTTCCTGCCCCTGCTGGTAGCCTTGGCCCTGGCCCGGGGCCCTGTGGCCTTAGCTGATGCCCTGGAAGGGGACAGCTCAG AGGACCGGGCCTTCCACGTGCGCATCGCGGGTGACGCACCACTGCAGGGCGTGCTGGGCGGCGCCCTCACCATCCCTTGCCACGTTCACTACCTACGGCCGCTGCCGGGCCACCGGGCCGTGCTGGGCTCCCCGCGGGTCAAGTGGACCTTCCTGTCCGGGGGCCGTGAGGCCGAAGTATTGGTGGCTCGGGGGCTGCGCGTCAAGGTGAGCGAGGCCTACCGTTTCCGTGTGGCACTGCCTGCCTACCCGGCATCACTCACCGACGTGTCCCTGGTGCTGAGTGAGCTTCGGCCCAACGACTCCGGCATCTACCGCTGCGAGGTCCAGCACGGCATAGATGACAGCAGCGATGCCGTGGAGGTCAAGGTCAAAG gGGTCGTCTTTCTCTACCGGGAAGGCTCTGCCCGCTATGCTTTCTCTTTCgctggggcccaggaggcctGTGCCCGCATTGGAGCCCGCATTGCCACCCCGGAGCAGCTCTATGCCGCCTACCTCGGGGGCTATGAACAGTGTGATGCTGGCTGGCTATCTGACCAGACCGTGAG GTATCCCATCCAGACACCACGAGAGGCCTGTTATGGAGACATGGATGGCTTCCCTGGGGTCCGGAACTATGGAGTGGTGGACCCAGATGACCTCTATGATGTCTACTGCTATGCTGAAGATCTAAATG GAGAGCTGTTCCTGGGTGCCCCCCCAGACAAGCTGACGTTGGAGGAGGCACGGGCGTACTGCCGGGAACGGGGTGCAGAGATTGCCACCACGGGCCAGCTCTATGCAGCCTGGGACGGGGGCCTGGACCGCTGCAGCCCGGGCTGGCTGGCCGATGGCAGTGTGCGCTATCCCATTGTCACACCCAGCCAGCGCTGCGGTGGGGGCCTGCCTGGTGTCAAGAcgctcttcctcttccccaaccAGACCGGCTTTCCCAACAAGCACAGCCGCTTCAACGTGTACTGCTTCCGAG ACTCTGCCCAGCCCTCCGCCATGCCTGAGGCCTCTGACCCAGCGTCTGACCCAGCCTCTGATGGGCTGGAGGCCATTGTCACAGTGACAGAGACCCTGGAGGAGCTGCGGCTGCCTCAGGAAGCTGTGGAGAGCGAGTCCCGGGGAGCCATCTACTCCATCCCCATCGTGGAGGACGGAGGTGGTAGAAGCTCCACTCCAGAAGACCCCGCAGAGGCCCCCAAGACCCTCCTCG AATTCGAAACACAATCCATTGTGCCTCCCCTGGGGTCCTCCGAAGAGGAAGACAAGActttggaggaagaagagaaatatacggatgaagaagaagagaaagaagaggaggaggtggaagaTGAGGCCCTATGGGCCTGGTCCAGCGAGCCCAGCAGCCCAGACCCACAGACCCCTCTGCCCACTGAGCCAGCCCTAGAGGAATTActcttccctgcctctccacCACCAGCGAGTGCAGTCCTACAGCCTAGGCCATCACCACCTTCCGACAGAGAGCCAGAGGCTCCCAGGCCTCCAAGAGTCCTTGGGCCACCCACTGAAACTCTATCCACTCCCAGGAATGGGCAGCTGGCATCCTCACCACCTTCAGCTACggctggggagagagaggtgggggaggaggctggTGGTCCTGAGCTGACTGGGGTCCCTCGAGGAGAGAGTGAGGAGACAGGGAGCTCTGAGGATAGCCCTGCCCTGCTTCCAGCCACACGGGCCCCTGAGAGTGCCAGGGAATCGGAGGCCCCCTCTGAAGAGAATTCTGGAAGAACTGTCCCAGCAGGGACCTCAGTGCGGGTTCAGCCAGTGCTGCCCACTGACAGCGCCAGCCAAGGTGGAGTGGCCGTGGCCCCCTCATCAG GTGACtgtgtccccagcccctgccacaaTGGTGGGACAtgcttggaggaggaggagggggtccGCTGCCTGTGTTTGCCTGGCTATGGGGGGGACCTGTGTGATGTTG gcctCCGCTTCTGCAGCCCTGGCTGGGACGCCTTCCAGGGGGCTTGCTACAAGCACTTCTCTACCcggaggagctgggaggaggcagagacccagTGCCGGATGTACGGCTCGCACCTGGCCAGCATCAGCACGCCGGAGGAACAGGACTTCATCAACA GTCGGTACCGCGAGTACCAGTGGATCGGGCTTAACGACCGGACAATCGAAGGCGACTTCTTGTGGTCAGATGGCGTCCCCCTG CTCTATGAGAACTGGAACCCTGGGCAGCCTGACAGCTACTTCTTGTCTGGAGAGAACTGCGTGGTCATGGTGTGGCACGATCAGGGACAGTGGAGTGATGTACCCTGCAACTACCACCTGTCCTACACCTGCAAGATGGGGCTGG TGTCCTGTGGGCCTccaccagagctgcccctggCTCGAGTGTTTGGCCGCCCACGGCTGCGCTATGAAGTAGACACGGTGCTTCGCTACCGGTGCCGGGAGGGGCTGATGCAGCGCAACCTGCCACTAATCCGCTGCCAGGAGAATGGTCACTGGGAGCCACCCCAGATCTCCTGTGTGCCCCGCAGGCCT GGTCGGGCTCTGCACCCAATGAAGGCCTCAGGAGGACAACAGGGGAGGCTACTGGGACGCTGGCAGGCACCACGGATGCCTCCTTCCAGGCCCTCTCTTGGTCCTCAAGGAGCAAGGCCTTAA
- the BCAN gene encoding brevican core protein isoform X3: MPWKGTAQVPSSSHRPARPPTEDRAFHVRIAGDAPLQGVLGGALTIPCHVHYLRPLPGHRAVLGSPRVKWTFLSGGREAEVLVARGLRVKVSEAYRFRVALPAYPASLTDVSLVLSELRPNDSGIYRCEVQHGIDDSSDAVEVKVKGVVFLYREGSARYAFSFAGAQEACARIGARIATPEQLYAAYLGGYEQCDAGWLSDQTVRYPIQTPREACYGDMDGFPGVRNYGVVDPDDLYDVYCYAEDLNGELFLGAPPDKLTLEEARAYCRERGAEIATTGQLYAAWDGGLDRCSPGWLADGSVRYPIVTPSQRCGGGLPGVKTLFLFPNQTGFPNKHSRFNVYCFRDSAQPSAMPEASDPASDPASDGLEAIVTVTETLEELRLPQEAVESESRGAIYSIPIVEDGGGRSSTPEDPAEAPKTLLEFETQSIVPPLGSSEEEDKTLEEEEKYTDEEEEKEEEEVEDEALWAWSSEPSSPDPQTPLPTEPALEELLFPASPPPASAVLQPRPSPPSDREPEAPRPPRVLGPPTETLSTPRNGQLASSPPSATAGEREVGEEAGGPELTGVPRGESEETGSSEDSPALLPATRAPESARESEAPSEENSGRTVPAGTSVRVQPVLPTDSASQGGVAVAPSSGDCVPSPCHNGGTCLEEEEGVRCLCLPGYGGDLCDVGLRFCSPGWDAFQGACYKHFSTRRSWEEAETQCRMYGSHLASISTPEEQDFINSGLGMGLEGTSSPALSHSLINQSLITSRYREYQWIGLNDRTIEGDFLWSDGVPLLYENWNPGQPDSYFLSGENCVVMVWHDQGQWSDVPCNYHLSYTCKMGLVSCGPPPELPLARVFGRPRLRYEVDTVLRYRCREGLMQRNLPLIRCQENGHWEPPQISCVPRRPVSARKMQGRALHPMKASGGQQGRLLGRWQAPRMPPSRPSLGPQGARP, from the exons ATGCCCTGGAAGGGGACAGCTCAG GTGCCAAGTTCTAGCCACCGGCCTGCCCGCCCACCCACAGAGGACCGGGCCTTCCACGTGCGCATCGCGGGTGACGCACCACTGCAGGGCGTGCTGGGCGGCGCCCTCACCATCCCTTGCCACGTTCACTACCTACGGCCGCTGCCGGGCCACCGGGCCGTGCTGGGCTCCCCGCGGGTCAAGTGGACCTTCCTGTCCGGGGGCCGTGAGGCCGAAGTATTGGTGGCTCGGGGGCTGCGCGTCAAGGTGAGCGAGGCCTACCGTTTCCGTGTGGCACTGCCTGCCTACCCGGCATCACTCACCGACGTGTCCCTGGTGCTGAGTGAGCTTCGGCCCAACGACTCCGGCATCTACCGCTGCGAGGTCCAGCACGGCATAGATGACAGCAGCGATGCCGTGGAGGTCAAGGTCAAAG gGGTCGTCTTTCTCTACCGGGAAGGCTCTGCCCGCTATGCTTTCTCTTTCgctggggcccaggaggcctGTGCCCGCATTGGAGCCCGCATTGCCACCCCGGAGCAGCTCTATGCCGCCTACCTCGGGGGCTATGAACAGTGTGATGCTGGCTGGCTATCTGACCAGACCGTGAG GTATCCCATCCAGACACCACGAGAGGCCTGTTATGGAGACATGGATGGCTTCCCTGGGGTCCGGAACTATGGAGTGGTGGACCCAGATGACCTCTATGATGTCTACTGCTATGCTGAAGATCTAAATG GAGAGCTGTTCCTGGGTGCCCCCCCAGACAAGCTGACGTTGGAGGAGGCACGGGCGTACTGCCGGGAACGGGGTGCAGAGATTGCCACCACGGGCCAGCTCTATGCAGCCTGGGACGGGGGCCTGGACCGCTGCAGCCCGGGCTGGCTGGCCGATGGCAGTGTGCGCTATCCCATTGTCACACCCAGCCAGCGCTGCGGTGGGGGCCTGCCTGGTGTCAAGAcgctcttcctcttccccaaccAGACCGGCTTTCCCAACAAGCACAGCCGCTTCAACGTGTACTGCTTCCGAG ACTCTGCCCAGCCCTCCGCCATGCCTGAGGCCTCTGACCCAGCGTCTGACCCAGCCTCTGATGGGCTGGAGGCCATTGTCACAGTGACAGAGACCCTGGAGGAGCTGCGGCTGCCTCAGGAAGCTGTGGAGAGCGAGTCCCGGGGAGCCATCTACTCCATCCCCATCGTGGAGGACGGAGGTGGTAGAAGCTCCACTCCAGAAGACCCCGCAGAGGCCCCCAAGACCCTCCTCG AATTCGAAACACAATCCATTGTGCCTCCCCTGGGGTCCTCCGAAGAGGAAGACAAGActttggaggaagaagagaaatatacggatgaagaagaagagaaagaagaggaggaggtggaagaTGAGGCCCTATGGGCCTGGTCCAGCGAGCCCAGCAGCCCAGACCCACAGACCCCTCTGCCCACTGAGCCAGCCCTAGAGGAATTActcttccctgcctctccacCACCAGCGAGTGCAGTCCTACAGCCTAGGCCATCACCACCTTCCGACAGAGAGCCAGAGGCTCCCAGGCCTCCAAGAGTCCTTGGGCCACCCACTGAAACTCTATCCACTCCCAGGAATGGGCAGCTGGCATCCTCACCACCTTCAGCTACggctggggagagagaggtgggggaggaggctggTGGTCCTGAGCTGACTGGGGTCCCTCGAGGAGAGAGTGAGGAGACAGGGAGCTCTGAGGATAGCCCTGCCCTGCTTCCAGCCACACGGGCCCCTGAGAGTGCCAGGGAATCGGAGGCCCCCTCTGAAGAGAATTCTGGAAGAACTGTCCCAGCAGGGACCTCAGTGCGGGTTCAGCCAGTGCTGCCCACTGACAGCGCCAGCCAAGGTGGAGTGGCCGTGGCCCCCTCATCAG GTGACtgtgtccccagcccctgccacaaTGGTGGGACAtgcttggaggaggaggagggggtccGCTGCCTGTGTTTGCCTGGCTATGGGGGGGACCTGTGTGATGTTG gcctCCGCTTCTGCAGCCCTGGCTGGGACGCCTTCCAGGGGGCTTGCTACAAGCACTTCTCTACCcggaggagctgggaggaggcagagacccagTGCCGGATGTACGGCTCGCACCTGGCCAGCATCAGCACGCCGGAGGAACAGGACTTCATCAACAGtgggctggggatggggctggaggggaCCTCATCACCTGCTCTCTCCCACTCACTCATTAACCAGTCATTAATCACGA GTCGGTACCGCGAGTACCAGTGGATCGGGCTTAACGACCGGACAATCGAAGGCGACTTCTTGTGGTCAGATGGCGTCCCCCTG CTCTATGAGAACTGGAACCCTGGGCAGCCTGACAGCTACTTCTTGTCTGGAGAGAACTGCGTGGTCATGGTGTGGCACGATCAGGGACAGTGGAGTGATGTACCCTGCAACTACCACCTGTCCTACACCTGCAAGATGGGGCTGG TGTCCTGTGGGCCTccaccagagctgcccctggCTCGAGTGTTTGGCCGCCCACGGCTGCGCTATGAAGTAGACACGGTGCTTCGCTACCGGTGCCGGGAGGGGCTGATGCAGCGCAACCTGCCACTAATCCGCTGCCAGGAGAATGGTCACTGGGAGCCACCCCAGATCTCCTGTGTGCCCCGCAGGCCTGTGAGTGCCAGGAAGATGCAG GGTCGGGCTCTGCACCCAATGAAGGCCTCAGGAGGACAACAGGGGAGGCTACTGGGACGCTGGCAGGCACCACGGATGCCTCCTTCCAGGCCCTCTCTTGGTCCTCAAGGAGCAAGGCCTTAA